Proteins encoded by one window of Desulfovibrio ferrophilus:
- a CDS encoding Smr/MutS family protein, translating to MSDEFNNPFQKLKKAKLDLPDSDTGKGTKSSRRKANLTPPPEPAQTPYENEDELFRRAMSGAKTIQRKNRAALREADGDVTFGALLKQDEERRKNKGDSSKTSPPASKPVDIAPQAPSHEPVVNEEDDSMFMQAMGDVAPMDGKGRDLPKEAVPPEPKKAKSSDALAREHLRDLVRGKIDFQLEFTSEYQHGHVEGLDPKIFNKLRAGAYATEAHLDLHGMNVDQALLATVEFIRKSYTMGKRHLIIVTGRGKNSPEGRGILRDEVQTWLTHEPLRRVVLAFVTAQPRDGGAGALYVLLRKFKKSLGKVHWDRIPKDWSLYE from the coding sequence ATGAGCGATGAATTCAACAATCCATTCCAAAAATTGAAAAAGGCCAAGCTGGACCTTCCCGATTCCGACACCGGAAAAGGGACAAAATCCAGCAGGCGCAAGGCCAACCTCACACCGCCGCCGGAACCGGCCCAGACCCCCTATGAAAATGAGGACGAATTGTTCCGACGGGCCATGAGCGGAGCCAAAACCATCCAACGCAAGAATCGTGCAGCCCTGCGCGAGGCCGATGGAGACGTGACCTTTGGGGCACTGCTCAAGCAGGACGAGGAACGTCGCAAGAACAAAGGGGACTCATCGAAGACCTCTCCCCCGGCTTCCAAGCCTGTGGATATTGCCCCCCAGGCACCTTCCCACGAGCCTGTCGTCAATGAAGAGGACGACAGCATGTTCATGCAGGCCATGGGCGATGTGGCTCCCATGGATGGCAAAGGCCGTGATCTGCCCAAGGAAGCCGTGCCGCCCGAGCCCAAGAAGGCCAAAAGCTCCGATGCGCTGGCCCGTGAACACCTGCGCGATCTCGTACGCGGCAAGATCGACTTCCAGTTGGAGTTTACCTCCGAGTACCAGCACGGACACGTGGAGGGCCTGGACCCCAAGATCTTCAACAAGCTGCGAGCCGGTGCCTACGCCACAGAGGCACATCTGGATCTGCACGGAATGAACGTGGATCAGGCGCTTCTTGCCACCGTGGAGTTCATCCGCAAAAGTTACACCATGGGCAAACGGCATTTGATCATCGTGACCGGGCGAGGCAAGAACTCCCCGGAGGGACGAGGCATCCTGCGCGACGAGGTCCAGACCTGGCTGACCCACGAACCCCTCCGGCGCGTTGTGCTGGCCTTTGTCACCGCCCAACCCCGCGACGGTGGTGCAGGTGCGTTATACGTCCTGCTGCGCAAATTCAAAAAGTCCCTGGGCAAAGTCCACTGGGACCGCATCCCCAAGGACTGGTCTCTCTATGAATAA